TGCAAGACACCCCAAGGGCTGCGCGACCACACGCGTGACCGTCGAAGAGGCCCTGCGGCGAGCCGCCGCCGAAGCAGAGCACGCGCAGGACGAGGGAGCGGCTCAGCAACGGCGCTACTTCACCCGGCTCGCCCGGTACGTCGACGAGGAGGTGCTCGGCTC
The nucleotide sequence above comes from Mycobacterium pseudokansasii. Encoded proteins:
- a CDS encoding type II toxin-antitoxin system VapB family antitoxin → MRKRTTIEIDEDLLTRARHPKGCATTRVTVEEALRRAAAEAEHAQDEGAAQQRRYFTRLARYVDEEVLGSEGMWR